CGACCGCACCGACCAGCGCGAGACCGGCCGCCGCGAGCCCGAACCGATGTCTGTCGAGCCGCTCACGGACGTGTCCGCCGTCCATCACTCGGCGGGATACCACGCGAGCGTGTGGTCGGCGTCGAACGCGATCTCCACGCGCCGATCGAGACGGATGTCGGTCGTGTGGTTGTGCTCGCAGTGGATCACGTCACCCGTGTCGAGTTCGACGCGATAGACGAACGAGGACCCGGTGTACTGGCGGTGAACGATGCGGCCGTCGCCCGCGTCCCCGTCCCCGTCTCCGCTTCCTTCTCTTTCCTCAACCGGGACCGCTTCGAGGTCGTCCGGGCGAACCAGCACGTCGATGTCGGTGCCGGTGTACTCCTCGGTCAGCCCTTGGAGCGTCGCGGTGTCGAACGTCCCGATTCCGGTGTGAACGCCCGTCTCTTCGACGCGTCCCGACAGAAATCCCGCACGGCCGAGGAACTCCGCAACGAACCGCGACTCGGGCTGTTCGAACACGTTCTCCGGCCGGCCGACCTGTTCGAGACGGCCGTCGTTGAGGACGGCGACTCGATCGGAGATCGACATCGCCTCCTCCTGATCGTGGGTGACCGAGACGGCGGTGACACCCGCTTCGTCCAGAATCCGACGGACCTCCTCGCGCATCCGGACGCGGAGCCGTACGTCGAGGTTCGAAAACGGCTCGTCGAGGAGGAGGAGGTCGGGTTCCGGTGCGAGCGCCCGCGCGAGCGCGACGCGCTGTTTCTGTCCTCCCGAGAGCTGATCCGGCGTTCGGTCGCCGAACGATTCGAGACCGACGAGTTCGAGGAGCTCCGTGACGCGGCGCTCGCGTTCGTCCGCAGTGGCGTCGGTGAGGCCGAACGCGATGTTCTCGGCGACCGTCATGTGGGGAAACAGCGCGAAGTCCTGAAAGACGATGCCGACGTCGCGGTCCTCGGGATCGACGGCGTGGCTGTCGTCGGCGACACGCTCGCCGTCGAGGGTGATCGTGCCGGCACTCGGCGTTTCGAGCCCCGCGATCATCCGGAGGGTCGTCGTTTTCCCACAGCCAGACGGGCCGAGCAGCGTCAGGAGCTCGCCGTCACGGACCGCAAGC
The Halococcus salifodinae DSM 8989 genome window above contains:
- a CDS encoding ABC transporter ATP-binding protein, whose translation is MSSKSPTVEPRSDEANEQSEESAAETEATVAADAETTETADVVLELADASKEFGRETAVTDLSLAVRDGELLTLLGPSGCGKTTTLRMIAGLETPSAGTITLDGERVADDSHAVDPEDRDVGIVFQDFALFPHMTVAENIAFGLTDATADERERRVTELLELVGLESFGDRTPDQLSGGQKQRVALARALAPEPDLLLLDEPFSNLDVRLRVRMREEVRRILDEAGVTAVSVTHDQEEAMSISDRVAVLNDGRLEQVGRPENVFEQPESRFVAEFLGRAGFLSGRVEETGVHTGIGTFDTATLQGLTEEYTGTDIDVLVRPDDLEAVPVEEREGSGDGDGDAGDGRIVHRQYTGSSFVYRVELDTGDVIHCEHNHTTDIRLDRRVEIAFDADHTLAWYPAE